The uncultured Fusobacterium sp. DNA window AAAATGTTTAATTTTTATTTTACCATTTCTTACTCTTAATCTTCCTCCACATTTAGCACAAAAATAATCTGTTTTAGAGAGAGCTTCTTTTATATGTACTATTTCATTATTAGAATTTAGTGCAAACAACTTATTCCTCCATTAAATAAGGGTCTATTTATTAAAGTATAGTATGAAAGAAGAAGATTTTCAAGATATTAGGAAATAAAGAAAAATAAAAAACTAATCGCCAGACTGACGATTAGTTTTTCTGTTATTAAATAGAAGGTAGGAATATTTTAAAAATAAATAATATTAATATTTTTCTCTTTTAATAGCATGATGGAATTGAGGTAGGTAATCCCAGTTTTCTCTAATAATTTCATCAAACATTACTTTAACTTGATGTCCACTATTTACTAAAGGATTTAATATTAAAGCATGAATTGCTTTATTGTAATCTCCAGTAACAGCAGCTTCTATTGCCATCTCTTCAAAACATTTCATCAGCTGAAGAATTCCTCTAGCTTCTTTAGGGAATGGGTCTTGAGCAAATGGTTTAATTCCATCTTTATATGCTCTAGCTGTTACTTCAACTGCACAATTATCAGGTAAGCAATCTATTACTCCATTATTTTTAGTAGAAACAACAATAACAGTTCCTTTATCATTATAAATAGAATTAATTAATTCACAAGCAGCATCAGAGTAATATTGTCCACCTCTTTGTTCTAATTGTTTAGGTTTTACATTTAAATCTGGGTCTTTATATAGTTCAAATAATTCCTTTTCAACTTTTTTAACTTGCTCTCCTCTAGTTCCTTTCCCAGATTTTATATCAGCTACTTGAGCTCTATACATTTCATCAGTCATATAATAATATCTATGATATCCACAAGGAATCATCCCTAAATCCAATATTTGTTCTTTTACCCAAGAATCATTTGTTCTAATATTAGCTGGAGTATTATCTATATCATTTAAAACACCCTCAACAGCTTCTTTAGTTTTATCAATTCCATTATGAAGTACCTTTCTTCCCCAGAAGAAATGATTTAATCCTCCACAAATTAGTTCAACTTCTTCATCTTTTGCATTTAAAGCTTTTATAACTGATTTTCTTATTCCTATAGGGACATTACATAATCCAGCTATTTTTATATTAGGATAATACTTTATTACTGATTCTGTAACCATTCCACTCGGATTTGTAAAATTTACTAACCAAGCATTAGGACAAAGTTCTGTCATATCTTTACAAATATCTAAAATTACAGGAATAGTTCTTAATGCTTTAGCAAATCCTCCTGCTCCATTTGTTTCTTGACCAATCATTCCATATCTTAAAGGGATTTTTTCATCTCTTATTCTTGCTTCTAATAGCCCCACTCTAAATTGTGTTGTTACAAAATCAGCATCTTTTAAAGCTTCTCTTCTATCTAAAGTCAAATAAATTTTAAATTTATCAGTTAATCCTGCTTTTTCAACCATTCTTTTAGCTAATGCTCCAACTATCTCTAATTTTTCTCTACCATCTTCTATATCAACTAACCACAACTCTGTTACAGGTAATTCTGCATATCTTTTTATGAATCCTTCTATAATTTCTGGAGTATATGATGAACCTCCACCAATAGTTGCTATTTTTAATTTATGTGACATATAAATTCCCCCTTTTATTATTTATTATTATTTATTATTGTTTTTTATTATTTTATAATAAAAAAATATTTTTTTCAAGTTTTTTTTAAAATAATATGTTATACTAAAATTAAAAATATTTTGGAGGAGTTATGTTTGTTGAAGAAAGACATCAATTAATAATATCTATTTTAGAGAAAGAAGGAAAAATAAAAGTAAAAGATTTAAGTAGTAGATTTAGATTAACAGAAGATGCAATTAGAAAAGATTTAGCATTATTAGAGAAAAAAAAATTATTAAAAAGAGTATATGGTGGTGCTGTAAAAATTAGAGATGATTTTTCTTTTTTAGCTCTTGAAGATAGAAAAAAAATTCTTCCAAAAGAAAAGCAAAAAGTAGCTAAAAAAGCTTTTGATAAAATAAAAGAAAATTCAGTTATATTTTTAGATATATCGACTATAAATATAGAGGTTGCTAAAATGATAATTGAAGCTAAATTAAAAATATTAGTAATAACTAATATGATTGAAATATTTTTACAATTTTTAGAGAAAGATACAGATATTGAATTTATTTTTATAGGGGGAAAATTAGATAAAAAAAATAAAGAGGGATTTGTAGGGAGTTATTCAATAGAACAAATAAAAAATTTTCAATATGATTTAGCTTTTTTAGGAGCAACTGGTATCAATGAAGAAGAAAATATTATATTTACTTATTTTTTAGAAGACG harbors:
- a CDS encoding 6-phospho-beta-glucosidase: MSHKLKIATIGGGSSYTPEIIEGFIKRYAELPVTELWLVDIEDGREKLEIVGALAKRMVEKAGLTDKFKIYLTLDRREALKDADFVTTQFRVGLLEARIRDEKIPLRYGMIGQETNGAGGFAKALRTIPVILDICKDMTELCPNAWLVNFTNPSGMVTESVIKYYPNIKIAGLCNVPIGIRKSVIKALNAKDEEVELICGGLNHFFWGRKVLHNGIDKTKEAVEGVLNDIDNTPANIRTNDSWVKEQILDLGMIPCGYHRYYYMTDEMYRAQVADIKSGKGTRGEQVKKVEKELFELYKDPDLNVKPKQLEQRGGQYYSDAACELINSIYNDKGTVIVVSTKNNGVIDCLPDNCAVEVTARAYKDGIKPFAQDPFPKEARGILQLMKCFEEMAIEAAVTGDYNKAIHALILNPLVNSGHQVKVMFDEIIRENWDYLPQFHHAIKREKY
- a CDS encoding DeoR/GlpR family DNA-binding transcription regulator, translating into MFVEERHQLIISILEKEGKIKVKDLSSRFRLTEDAIRKDLALLEKKKLLKRVYGGAVKIRDDFSFLALEDRKKILPKEKQKVAKKAFDKIKENSVIFLDISTINIEVAKMIIEAKLKILVITNMIEIFLQFLEKDTDIEFIFIGGKLDKKNKEGFVGSYSIEQIKNFQYDLAFLGATGINEEENIIFTYFLEDAICKKEIIRNSKEKYILIESKKLNIDGRVKFATFDEIDGIITEK